From one Eucalyptus grandis isolate ANBG69807.140 chromosome 9, ASM1654582v1, whole genome shotgun sequence genomic stretch:
- the LOC104419054 gene encoding uncharacterized protein LOC104419054 has protein sequence MEESMRECMRKLALWHTRTFKPIMTHDELEPIMATLGFVGLPPSASAGGAVAWKEYAYSAPGGRRAAAAAARPRGRPRLPYPRIDGLHSYTYQAFVDGVNSYLEMCDISVLFHIRGMPLHRLDLYKKWRRMQEDESVFVYREGTLDQATYNLYHFDHRNNRDGGGGDGIDTRMYHGGSDGNSSLVIRDKGNNAPVSCLVPLKDIIV, from the exons ATGGAGGAATCGATGAGAGAGTGCATGAGGAAGCTCGCCCTCTGGCACACCCGCACCTTCAAGCCCATCATGACCCACGACGAGCTCGAGCCCATCATGGCCACCCTCGGCTTCGTCGGCCTCcccccctccgcctccgccggcgGCGCCGTCGCCTGGAAGGAGTACGCCTACTCCGCCCCCGGCGGCAGgagggccgccgccgccgcggcgaggccgaggggGAGGCCGAGGCTGCCGTACCCGAGGATCGACGGCCTGCACAGCTACACGTACCAGGCCTTCGTCGACGGCGTCAACTCCTACCTCGAGATGTGCGACATCTCCGTGCTCTTCCATATTCG GGGCATGCCGCTGCACAGGCTTGATCTGTACAAGAAATGGCGACGGATGCAGGAGGACGAGAGCGTCTTCGTCTACAGAGAAGGCACTCTGGATCAAGCCACTTACAATCTCTACCATTTCGACCATCGCAACAACcgcgatggcggcggcggcgacggcatcGACACGAGAATGTATCATGGCGGCAGTGATGGGAATAGCTCCTTAGTTATTCGCGACAAGGGCAACAATGCGCCGGTCAGCTGTCTCGTTCCTCTTAAGGACATCATAGTTTGA